The sequence ATGCCGTATCGTTCCAGAAACAGCTCCGCATCGCCTGCGATGGGGCGCGGCGGAAAGCAGGCTACGTGACCTTTTCCGGCGGCGACGGATTCCCGTCGTTGCGCCGCGCGCGCGCCAGGTTGCAAGGTCGCGCGAAACGGCGCATCGTCGCGGATCAACAACCAGTGGCCCGGCGGAACAAGCGTGACGCGGCGACGGTCAAGCAGGCTCCACGTTACAACTTGCTGGAATTTATTTCGCGCCATTGCGGCCCTCAAAGCCGCGACGATGTCGGTGCGGGCAAGCTGTCGGTCGAGGTACGCCAGCGAACCCATAAAACGCTGTGCGTCCTCTTCCACGAGCGCGGCCAGCGCGTGCCAGTCATGTGGCCCGATGTTTTCGGGCTCGATTGTTTCGCTCAACGCGGCAACGGCCCAGGCCGCTTGCGCGCTTGCGCGACGATACGCGCCACCGTCCAAGTCTCCCGTTCGTTTCTCAAACGAAAGGCAATAACAGGCGCCGGGGTCGAGAGCGAAGGTCAGTTTGCCATCACTTGATGCTGTGATCTTCGGCGCGGGCTGGCCAAGCAGGTCTTCAAATCTGGCGGCAGGAGCGCGTCGTGTCTCCGCCGCGCCGCTCGCGCCCACAGGCTGGCGAGTGGACGCCTTATTATCGCCCATGGCAATGGGCGCCTCCTGCGGTTTCTCCGCGTCCGTGTTCACCAGAACCAGCACGGCGTCCTGGCCGTCGGCGGACATGCGTTGCAACGCCAAGACCGGCGATTCGACCGGGCTAAGCCGCGTGAGCTTTGCACCGTCGAAGAAACATGGATGCCCGGTGAGCAGACGGTTCAGTTGTTCCAGTTCGGGAATGATGTTGTCAGAACTGCCCCAGGCGAGGCCGGATCGGCCGTGCACGAGAATTTTTTCCGAGGCGAGCCATTCGACGCCACACGTGAAACCGAACGCGCCGTTCACGCTGGCAAGCGCGCAAAGGCGGTTGCGAAGAAGCGACCACGCGCGGCCCTTCTTTGCCAGCCGGTCGTTGTCGTGCGTTTCGCTGTAATGCGCCAGCACGCCGACGCGCCGGCTTTGCTTGTGCGCATGGTCGAGATAGCCGGCCACCTGCGACCCGGAGAATTCCTGGAACAACTCGGAGTAGGCCCACTGCATCCCGCCCTGGGTCAGCAACGCTTCCGTTTCCGTCCAACCGCCGCCGAGTCCTTCGAGCAGGAAAATGGTTCCGGGAAATTCTTCACGCACGCGGGCAACGATGTACTGCCAGACCGGCATCGGCACCTTGTAGCCGGCGTCGCAGCGAAAGCCGTCCACGCCACGCCGGCACCAGGTGAGAAATGCCTCGGCCAGTTCGTCCCAGAGCGCGCGATGCCAGGGATCGAGTTCGACCAGATCCTCCCACGTCACACCCCAGGCGCCGGGACTGGCGAACGCGCCGTCGGGCTTGCGCAAAAACCATTCGGGATGGCGTTCGTGCAGCGTGGAACTCCAGCCGGTGTGATTGATGACCAGATCGAGAAACAACCGCGCGCCGTGCGCGTGGACCGCGTAAGCCAGTTCGCAGAACTGTTCGACGCCGGTCGTTCGCCGGTCGAAGTCGATCAACGCGGGATCGATCGCCGTCAGGTCGAGACCGGCGTAAGGACTCCCGAAGCGGCCGAACCGCGCGAAAGTCGTGGGTGTCGGATTGACGGGCAGCAGCTGAAGAATGCGGCAGCCGAGCGTATCAACGATGTGCGGCAGCTCCTTGATGACGTCACGCAGTTTGCCCGAAGGCGGGATGACTGTGTGCCCCTGTTTGTCCAACTGCTTCGACTGCGCGTCCTGGTGACGATCAACGGCGCTCACTGCGGCTTTTGTTTCGCCAAACAACCGTGTAAACGCGCAGTAAATCGTGTTGGCGGTGCGATAGCTGTCCGGATGAACCGTCACGCCAACATCCGGCCCCTCCGGCCATATCTGCCAGCCACGCCCGTCAACCGCGTAAGCCTTGGCTTTGAAATAGCCGACTTCAGCCAGTGTCAACTCGATGGACCACTCGTTGCTTTCACGTCGCATCGGGGTGTCACGCCACGACGCGCCGGTCATCGGTCTTCTGCCGCCGCGCGAAGTGATGATTTCCCGGCGCAGGTCCGACCCGCGGCCGAGGTTGGTTCGCAGCAGGGCGCGGCAATTCTCCGGCACCGGCCCGCCTTCCGCGCCGCGCAACGTAAAACGAACGCGGTCGCCGACGAAGCGCAGGAGGCACTCGCCGGTCGGCGGAATCATTTCCAGTTTGAGTGGTGAAGCGCCCATGCCGTCAATCCCATTCGCCACTTAGGATTGGCAGGCAGGAGCGAGAATGCAATTCCGGAGGTGAGACGGCGGCAATCGAAGAAATTTTGTCGGCGGCGTAACAAGCTCAGAGTGAAACAAAAAATCATTCAAAACCACATCTTTACCCTTCCCGGTTTCGTCCACGACACTAGCCGCAGCTCCAAATCGCAATCCTATACTCACCGGCGCCTTGAGAGGTGATTTTGTTTTATAAGGGTTTCCCTACGGATCAACATAGGTGCGCACGCGTTCCCAGTCTGGATTGCGCCTAACAAGAGAATCGTCTCTTCTCAACGCGAATTCGTAGTAGCGCTTTAACAATCCTACCTCTCCTTGTCCAGTTTCGGGTAACACGTCACCCCTTGCGCGTCGATCGAAACGTGTTTTCTGCGCAACAGGTTCCTGCCGGCGGGAACATGGAGGGTTGTCCCGGTGTCGTGAAAGAAAGGCTGGCGACCTGAAATCGCCACGGGGAGTCTGCGCCATGCCGTTTTCCAAATTGAGCCTTTCCCTGGCGGTTGTCGAAGGTGTCAAGGCAAGGGGCTACATTGAGCCGACGCCGAATCAACTTCGCGCCATTCCGTTGATTCTCGCCGGACACGATGGCATCGGCAGCGCGCAGACCGGCACCGGCAAGACCGGAGCGTTTGTCTGCGGGTCAGTTTTTTTCCTTAAACTCGTATTTCTGAAGATTAAGTTGTCCCGCGATCTCATCGACCAATAGAGCGACCGACTGCTGCTGGTGCTGTTTTTCATCTTCCAAACACCACCCCAACAGAGGCGTCCCGAGCAGAATCATCCAAAGCCAGGGTTCTAAAGACGCGAACAAGCTGATCAGTAAAAGTTCCCCGAAAAGCAGTAGCCAAAAAGCGAATAACGCTGGAAGTGACCAAGTCGCCTTGAAACGACAGCGGAGAAATCTTTTGTTGTGGCTCAATTCCTCCGCGACCGTTGTTAAGCGTACCCGACTCCAGCGGCTGCCGAATACTTCAACATCATGTGCGCTCCAACCCGAGTCCCATTTGCTTTGCCAGCCACCCAGATCAAGCCCAGACAGGATCCTGTTCAGAAAGGTATATCGGTCGGCACCTTCGTTGGACCAATAGCAACTCGTTTCAACAAGTTGACTTTGATGAATGCGGTCGTCCGAGTCGGCTGCACCGCTCCTTGGTTGCGGTCTGGCGCGAATATCCCAACGCCATCGGTATCGGGCCCACCCGCGTACGACCGGCTGCAGAAAGAAAAGCACCGCCACAAGCGGTCTGGACCAGAACTTCCGTTTCTTTTTCGGTAATTCAGCCTGAATGCAAGCCACAACACAAACGCCGAACGAAGTCAAAACGCTGACCAGCGCGACTGGAGCAAGCTTATGAAAGGAAATCGACAGGGCCAGCAGGGGAAGGTTTATCAACAAATGATATTCGAGTGACGTGCAAAACATGAGCGCAAAAGACGGCGCAGGCGTGTACAATTTCTGAAAAAAACCGCTGCCGAACAAACCGTGATAAACCATGGGCCGGCTGAGCGTGACCCCGAACTTCGAGGCCGAATAGATTCGACCATGCCAGATACCGCCACCGAACGCGCTGAAGTATTCGGGATGTTTTTGCAACAGTAAGGCTTCCGCCTCGCCGTAACCATTCTGCTGCTTTAGATACGCCTTCACCGTCGAGCGTCGATAGTGCCAGACGAACCCTGCAGGACTAAAGCCGATCTTGTGTCCGCGTTCTTGGAACCTCCAGCAGACGTCAACATCATCGCCCGCCTTCCGGAATACGGGATCGAATCCTCGGATGTCATCCAACGCCCATTTGTAGAAACCCATGTTGCATCCCGGGACGTGCTCGGCTTCGCGGTCGGTGAGCATTACGTGCGCCGGCCCTCCCGGCGACACCAGCACCGCTGCCGCGACTGATGAATCCTCGGGAGGAAGGAAGTTGTGTCCGCCGATTCCCTTGTAGTCCCCTCGCAACAGGTCGCCAACAAGATATCGCAGCCAATCGTCGTCCGCTCGACAGTCGGAATCGGTGAAAGCAATGATTTCACCTGAAGCTGCGCCAACGCCAGTGTTGCGAGCGACAGAAAGGCCCTGGTTGCCTTGTCGCAAATAGCGGACTTGAGGATACAGCGACGCGATTTCCAGAGTGTTATCAGTGGAACCGTCATCCACTAGAATCACCTCGTATTCGGGATAATTGAGACGCGCCAGAGAATCCAGGCAGGCTTTCAAAGTGCGCGCGCCGTTGTAGCTGGCGACAATAACAGAGACCTTGGGGAAACGCGGTAATGGAAAATAGGGGGCAACGGCGTACGCTTTTTGCACTGTACGAAACGACTCTTTCGGTTGGCGTGCATGCGTTGTCAGACCGAACTCCCAATCTTCGATTTGCCGACCACTCCGGAACCAATCGTCCGTGAAACTGAAGACTATCGTTCCAGCCGCGCCGGCGCGGAACGCAGCCTCCGTCTGTGACGCCAGGAGCTCACATTTGAGCCCTTCGCCCTCTCTCTTGGAGTCGAACCCAAATTCTCCGAGGACCAGTGGTTTGTCGCCAACCAGTGATTGCAACCGCGCCAGGTACGCTTCAAAAGAGGCAAGCTGGTGCAGGTAAACATTGAAACTGCAGAAATCAATTCCCTGCGGCCGCAGGAATTCTGTTGGAGGAAAAGAGGCGAAAGTGCACAGGGCTTTATCATCGATTCCCTTGGCTTCTTCAACAAGAAGGTCGATAAAGCACTCGACCCTCCTCACGCCGCTCCAGCGCACAATTTCCGCGGGAATCTCATTTACCACACTGTAAGCGAAAACTGCAGGATGAGCCCTGCAATCGGTCACGGCCCGGCGAACTGTTTCCCGGGCGTGCTTTTGCGAGGCGGGTTCCTCCAAAAAACACCGATGTTTTTCCCACGGAATGTCGATCAATAACTTCAAACCGTGTTCCAACGCTAGATCCAAGACCCAGCGCGGAGGGACGTAGTACACGCGGAGCAAATTGGCTCCGAGTTCACGATGTTGTTGGAAATCATTTGTCGTTTGTGCGGGCGAGGCAAAAAACTCGCCGCGATCGTTTGGAGCAAAGGGGCCGTAGGTCACGCCTTTCAGGTAGAACTTCTTCCCGCAAAGGCGAAAAAATTTACCGTCCACGTCCGCTCTTCCTTCTGCACTGTCGAAAACCTGCATGATTACTGTGGCGCGCTCACTTGCACGTGAGCCGGCTTTAAACCCGCGCGGAGCGTCTCCCGCGCATATACGATGCCCCTCGTTCGACCGGCCGATGTATTGTGGAGCGCGTATGAATTCGAGTGATCGTCCGCTCCGATGCAAGGGCAATTGGAATTATTCTCCCTCGACCATCTTGAGATCTCGCGCAAGGTTTCTCTCCGACCTTCTCTCCAGTTCATTGCGGACTGACCAGTGGAATTTCCAAACGAGGCTCTCCGGATGCTGGTTTGACGGATCGACCAATGGGAACGTTCTCTCCAGATCATCCAAAAGCGTTCTTTCAGATTGTTTCTCCAAGTCGCGGAGCAAACGATCATATAGCTGACCCGCTTGTTGCGCATACCCCTTCGCTTGTAAAGAAATGAAAGCCTCGCGCAGTCGCACATGCCTGTCCTTTTGAACGTCAAATTGTCGGACCACCATGACACTGCAAAATATCAACAAAAAAAAGAAAACCAAAACAAACCGGTTCTGGCGTGGAAAACGCATGACGATTTTGTACTGAAGCGATCCGTACTTCGCAACGCAATTGCGTCCCAACGACCAGTCGCACACTG is a genomic window of Candidatus Angelobacter sp. containing:
- a CDS encoding DEAD/DEAH box helicase, which translates into the protein MPFSKLSLSLAVVEGVKARGYIEPTPNQLRAIPLILAGHDGIGSAQTGTGKTGAFVCGSVFFLKLVFLKIKLSRDLIDQ
- a CDS encoding glycosyltransferase, with the translated sequence MQVFDSAEGRADVDGKFFRLCGKKFYLKGVTYGPFAPNDRGEFFASPAQTTNDFQQHRELGANLLRVYYVPPRWVLDLALEHGLKLLIDIPWEKHRCFLEEPASQKHARETVRRAVTDCRAHPAVFAYSVVNEIPAEIVRWSGVRRVECFIDLLVEEAKGIDDKALCTFASFPPTEFLRPQGIDFCSFNVYLHQLASFEAYLARLQSLVGDKPLVLGEFGFDSKREGEGLKCELLASQTEAAFRAGAAGTIVFSFTDDWFRSGRQIEDWEFGLTTHARQPKESFRTVQKAYAVAPYFPLPRFPKVSVIVASYNGARTLKACLDSLARLNYPEYEVILVDDGSTDNTLEIASLYPQVRYLRQGNQGLSVARNTGVGAASGEIIAFTDSDCRADDDWLRYLVGDLLRGDYKGIGGHNFLPPEDSSVAAAVLVSPGGPAHVMLTDREAEHVPGCNMGFYKWALDDIRGFDPVFRKAGDDVDVCWRFQERGHKIGFSPAGFVWHYRRSTVKAYLKQQNGYGEAEALLLQKHPEYFSAFGGGIWHGRIYSASKFGVTLSRPMVYHGLFGSGFFQKLYTPAPSFALMFCTSLEYHLLINLPLLALSISFHKLAPVALVSVLTSFGVCVVACIQAELPKKKRKFWSRPLVAVLFFLQPVVRGWARYRWRWDIRARPQPRSGAADSDDRIHQSQLVETSCYWSNEGADRYTFLNRILSGLDLGGWQSKWDSGWSAHDVEVFGSRWSRVRLTTVAEELSHNKRFLRCRFKATWSLPALFAFWLLLFGELLLISLFASLEPWLWMILLGTPLLGWCLEDEKQHQQQSVALLVDEIAGQLNLQKYEFKEKN
- a CDS encoding amylo-alpha-1,6-glucosidase, which gives rise to MGASPLKLEMIPPTGECLLRFVGDRVRFTLRGAEGGPVPENCRALLRTNLGRGSDLRREIITSRGGRRPMTGASWRDTPMRRESNEWSIELTLAEVGYFKAKAYAVDGRGWQIWPEGPDVGVTVHPDSYRTANTIYCAFTRLFGETKAAVSAVDRHQDAQSKQLDKQGHTVIPPSGKLRDVIKELPHIVDTLGCRILQLLPVNPTPTTFARFGRFGSPYAGLDLTAIDPALIDFDRRTTGVEQFCELAYAVHAHGARLFLDLVINHTGWSSTLHERHPEWFLRKPDGAFASPGAWGVTWEDLVELDPWHRALWDELAEAFLTWCRRGVDGFRCDAGYKVPMPVWQYIVARVREEFPGTIFLLEGLGGGWTETEALLTQGGMQWAYSELFQEFSGSQVAGYLDHAHKQSRRVGVLAHYSETHDNDRLAKKGRAWSLLRNRLCALASVNGAFGFTCGVEWLASEKILVHGRSGLAWGSSDNIIPELEQLNRLLTGHPCFFDGAKLTRLSPVESPVLALQRMSADGQDAVLVLVNTDAEKPQEAPIAMGDNKASTRQPVGASGAAETRRAPAARFEDLLGQPAPKITASSDGKLTFALDPGACYCLSFEKRTGDLDGGAYRRASAQAAWAVAALSETIEPENIGPHDWHALAALVEEDAQRFMGSLAYLDRQLARTDIVAALRAAMARNKFQQVVTWSLLDRRRVTLVPPGHWLLIRDDAPFRATLQPGARAAQRRESVAAGKGHVACFPPRPIAGDAELFLERYGITDQRVCGAVRFLSSTPGTPKSEMRELNSKVVLLTNGTGGMARLCADLGRITSKYDCLLGANLNSSVPVDRHIFAKRIRVWANANGFISALDAGNLAAFEPGPPARWRFAANAGDGCTVEIEMSSGMIAGQNTTLLWLGYSADATKRVPPGSVRLTVRVDIEDRNFHSETRRNDTTENHFSGNTRPMPDRPGFEFTPAPDRQLRVLSDTGEFHPEPEWCENIPHPVEASRGQTASGDAYSPGWFDLPLVQGEIVTLVVTAEKDVPGPGLRIPPSDATKGPGDDAFASRLLQAAKAFVVRRGGGKTVIAGYPWFLDWGRDTLICSRGLLVAGMVEEVKQILLTFARFEEKGTLPNTIHGEDASNRDTSDAPLWFGVACEEIAVPCGNSFYSTTVDQRGRAIADVLRSIATHYRDGTPNGIRMDPESALLWSPGHFTWMDTSFPAGTPREGFPIEIQALWIRLLKQMERTGAKTDGEPWGTLADRAEASLQKYFWLDVSGYFADALLAKRGEPASSARVDDALRSNCLFAISLGLVAGERARRCIDAALKYLVVPGALRSLAPLPVSLPLPIFGSDGRLLNNPTEPYCGRYEGDEDTHRKPAYHNGTAWTWTFPVFCEALARAWDFAPEAVAAAKAYLGSMGRLMEEGCPGQVPEILDGDAPHQQRGCDAQAWGVTEALRVWMLLR